The following DNA comes from Alienimonas californiensis.
GTTGCTGACGGTGACGGTCGTTTCGACGCCGCCTTCCAGGCGGACGGCGCCGACGAGTCGGAATTGCCCGCCCGGCGGCAGCGGTTGGGTTTGATCGACGGCGAACTCCTGTTTGTGGGAGCCGCTGACGACGCTCACGGGCACGTTCGCGGCGCGGGTCTCGTGCGCCGAATAGCTCATCAGGAATTGATATTCGCCCGCCTGCGGCGCCTGGAATCGGAACGTGGCCGTCGCGCCGCCGTCGCCCGGGGTCGCGTCGCCCGGCCGGCCGCTAAAGACGTAGCCGCTCCCGACGTGCGGCTGAAAATTCGTCGAGCGACCCCACTCGCCGGTCAGGCGGGCGTTCGCGTCGTCGAGCACGATTCCCGGCAGCGTCTCCACGGCGACGGAGCCCGTCGCCGACGGCAATTCGGAGACGTCCGGCAGTTCAAGCACCTGGCCCTGCGCCAGCAGTCGCTCGCGCAGTTTCGGATAGGGCAGCGCCTGCACGGCGGCGTCCGTCTCGGCGGTCAGGGCGGCGGCGACGCCGGCGCTCTGCCCGAGGATCATCCAGGTCCCTTCGATCCGCAGCGACGAAACGCCCACGTGCGTGCAGGACAGCGCGACCGGCACGAGCAGGTTGTCGCACTGCTCGGGCTTGGGCGCGATCGCGCGGTACGGGACGTGGTATGCGTAGCCCTGCCGGGACTTCCCCCGCCTCACGGGAAAGATCGTCCCCTCGTTGATCACGCCTCCGTCTGGGAGCGCGAGGCGCCGGCAGTCGTGCGAGTCGATCGGGAACGACGAGACGGCGATCGGGTCGTCCTTACGCGGCGAGTCGAGCACGTCCTTCTGACTGATGACGTAGAGGCCCTGCATCCGCCGCGACTCGCGGACGTAGAGCGCCGGCGAAAAATGACCGTAGCCGGCGAATTCGTCTTTGCAGAGGCCGAGCCTGGCGTACCGGTTGCGGACTTCCGCGGGCACGGCCGGGTCGGTGGTCAGGAAGCGAAAGAACTCGAGCGTGTACTGCTTGTGCGCCTCCCAGATCTGCTGCCGCCCCGCCTCGTCCGCGGCATGCCAGTCGTCGCCCCCGCCGACCAGGCCCAGCGAAAACTGCCCGCCGATGGAGTTGTTGCCGTCGAGCTTGCCGCCGGGCAGCGGGTAGAGATCGAACCCGACGGGCACGCCCGCCTGCAGCGCGCGGCGCACGACTTCGAAGCGGGCCGGGTCGTAGCGGGCCGGCTCGGGCAGCGGCGCCCGGTTGTCCGGATCCTCGGTTAGACACAGCCGGAAACTGTAGGTCATGACGTGCCGATCGCCCGCTGCGTCAGGCCCGGGATCGTCCGTCGTGACCAACGGCAGCAGGGCACCCTCGTCGTCGAACCCGTCGACGTTCATCTTCGCTTTGGGGTACTGCCGGCCGGCCAGCGACTCGCCGTATTCCTCGCGGCCCTCGCGGCCGATCGTCCAGTCCACCCCCGCGGCCGCCATGAGGTCGCCTTCATAGGTGCCGTCGACGAAGACTCTACCGCGAAACCGGTCGTTCCCGGCGACCAGCGACCTGATCCGCGGGCCGTCTTTCACGACCCTCTTCAGAGGGCGTTCGGTCAGCGTCGTAACTCCTGCCTCCTCGAGCATCTGCCTCGTCACACGCATCGCGACGTGCGGCTCAAAGGTCCAGATCGACTGGTCCTTAACTGCGGGATCGTAGGGCGCCGGGAGCCCGCGATCGGCGTAGTCCTTGACCACCCGCGTGTGCCACTCGTCGAACAGGCCCATCACCGTACTGCGGACCATCTGGTTCGAGTCGCAGTGACTGAGCCCGCCGGTCGTCATCGCGCCGACGTGATCGGTCGGCTCGAGCAAGATCACCGCGGCTCCTTCGCGAGCCGCGGCGATCGCCGCACAGAATCCGCCGGGCGTCGCGCCGTAGACGATCACGTCGGCGTCGTATTCCTGCCCGGCCGTTCCCCTCTGACCGGCGCTCGCGATCAAGACCGTCGTGAGGACGACGCGTTGAATCCAGGGCGTCATGCGCAATTGCATCGTATTCGGTGGGGATTCCGGCTGCCGTGAACGGCGGGGGGGCCGAATTCGGCCGGGCTCACGCCGCTGCGGCGGACCGCGGCCGTCGGACGAACGCCGGACAGGAAAACAGCCCACCCGCACCCGGGCGGGCTGTCAAGGCGTCGCGTGTCGTCGCACGATTCAGCCCCGACCGCACCGTTTCGCCGGCCGTGGGTCGTGCCCTGCCCAACCGTCAGGATGAGCGTGCCGGTCCATCTCCCCGTGCGGCCGGACTACGCGAGGATATCTTTGATCACGTGGCCGTGGACGTTGGTCAGGCGGCGCTCGATGCCGTTGTGATAAAACGTCAGGCGCTCGTGGTCGATGCCCAGGAGGTGCAGGATCGTGGCATGCATGTCGTAGGTCGTGACGGGGTTCTCCACCGCGGCGTACCCCAACTCGTCGGTCGCCCCGTAGGCGTATCCCGGCTTCAGTCCGGCGCCGACCAACACGTTGGTGAAGCCTTGCGGATGATGGTCGCGGCCGCGGCTGAGCGTCCCTTTGCTCGCCTGGGCGAACGGGGTGCGGCCGAACTCGGTCGTCAGCATCACCAGGGTGGAGTCGAGCATGCCCTGGGCTCGCAGATCTTGAATGAGACCCGCGATCGGACGGTCCACGCGCAGGGCTTCCCCCGTGTGGCTCTTATATCCTTTGCCGGTCACGTCGTCGTGAGCGTCCCAGGAGACGCCGTCGCCCGTCCAGATCTGGACCGTGCGAACGCCCCGCTGGATCAGGCGCCGGGCGGCCAGACAGTTGCGCCCGACGTCGCGGCACTCGTTCCGGTCGATCCCGTACAGCTTTTGAACGTGCTTGGGCTCGGAGGCCAGCTCCATCGCCTCGGGAATCGTCCGCTGCATCCGCGCGGCCAATTCGTAGCTGTGAATTCGGGCCACCAGCGGATCCGTCTCCGCCTGCTCCTGCATGTGCAGTTCGTTCAGCGCGCCGAGCAACTCCAGTCGCGCCTGCTGGACCTCGTCACTGGCGCCGCCGGCCGGGTTGAGATCCAGGATCGGCGGGCCGCCGCGGGTGTTGAACGGCACCCCCTGATGCTCCGCCGGCAGGAACCCGGCGCTCCAGTTGAACGCCCCGCCCGCGGCGTTGGGAATGCCCCGGGAGTCCGGCAACACCACGAAGCTGGGGAGGTTTTCGTTCTCCGTGCCCAGCCCGTAGGACAACCACGCGCCCATGGTGGGAAAGCCCATCTGGCGAAATCCCGTGTTCGCCTGAAAGATGCCCGGGATGTGATTGGCCGTTTCGGCGGTCATCGAGCGGATCACCGTCAATTCGTCCGCGACCTCCGCGATGCCGGGGAATAAGTCCGAGACCCACAGCCCGCTCCGGCCTCGCTGGGCGAACCGGTAGTGCGAGCGATGCAATCGGCCGACTTTGCCGTTGAACACGTCGGCCGTCCCGAAGCTGTCGGGCATCTCCTTGTCGTGCAGCGTTTCCAGCTCAGGCTTGTAGTCGAACGAGTCGACATGGCTGAGGCCGCCGCCGAGGAAGATGTGGATCAGCTGCTTGGCCTTGGGCTCATGGTGCAGGCCCGGCCGAGCCTGCGGTTCGGCGGCGGAAGTCAATTTCCCGTCTCGCGCCAACAGGTCCGCCAACGCGATCGCGCCCACCCCGCAGGCGGCGTCCTGAAAGAAGTTGCGGCGAGTCGTGAGGCGGGGTGCGGTCATGGCGGTCGGCGGGCGGCGGGCGGGAGAGATCGGCCGGGGATCCGGGCAGCGAAGGCGACGGCGGGTCCGCCCACGCGGAGCGTTCGCCGACTCGGAGGCCTCTGCGACGGCCTGCGGTCTAGTTCACGTACAAGAATTCGTTGGTGTTCAGTAACACCAGGCAGTACTGCGCGAGGCCGTGTCGGCTGACGAATTGTTCGCCGAGCGACGTTTCCCGACCGGTCGGCTCTCGGGCGAACAGCAGCCGATGGGCCAACTGAATCTGGACTTTCGCGTCGTCGCCCGCGTCCTCGCGCAGTTGCTGCGCCAGCCGCTCGCCGCACTTTTCCATCGTCACGTTATTGAACATCGACAGCGCCTGGACCGGGGTGACGGTTTCGGTTCGCACCGGCGCCATGACGCTGGGGTCGGGGCAGTCGAGCGTTTCGAGCAGGGGATGGCTGCCGGAGCGGGCCCACAGGCGGTAGAGCGTGCGGCGGTTGACCTCGTCGTGGAATTCGCCCGTCGGGTCGGTGAATTCCGCGTTGTTGCCCGCCTTGACGCGCATGTCGCGATAGCTGGGTCCGCCCAACTTGCGATTCAGCGCGCCGGAGACGGCCAGCGCCGCGTCTCGGACCGCCTCCCCCTCCAGCCGATGCACGTTTTGGCGCCACAGCAGCCGGTTGTCCGCGTCGACGTTCTCCGCCTGCTCGTTGCGCACGTTCGACCTCTGCCGATACGTGGCCGAGGTGACGATCAAGCGGTGCATCTCCTTGACCTTCCACCCGCCGTCGATGAAGCGGGCGGCGAGCCAATCGAGCAACTCCGGGTGCGAGGGCCGGCCGCCGCTGAAGCCGAAGTCGCTCGGGGTGTCCACGATGCCGCGGCCGAAGTGATAGCGCCACAGGCGATTGACCATGACCCGCGCGGTCAGCGGATTGCGGGAATCGCTCAGCCACTCGGCCAGCTTGCGCCGCCGCTCCGCCTCGGGGGCGTCGGGCGCGAGGCCGAAGTCCGCCGACAGGCCGCCGCGCGACAGGGCCTCGAGCCCCCGGGGGGCGACTTCCTGCAGCGGATTCCGAAAATCCCCTCGCGAGAGCACGTGGAACTTGGGCGGCTGGCGAGGAATCGGCACATGGGCCGTGCCGGAGAACGCGACCTGGGCGAGCGCGTCCTCCGCCGCACGCAGCCGGCCGATCAATTCGCGATGCTGCGACCGCTGTGCGTCGGGGGCCCCTGCGAGCAGCGCCTCGAAGGGTTCGCCGGCGGCGACGTTCTCCGACCGCGTTTCGAAGTGTCGGCGGACCTCGTCCGCGCCCAGCGCGCGGCTGTACAAGCCGACGGCGTGAAACACGCCGTTCCAGCGACGACCGCCGGAGAACTCGTCTCCCAGCCCCAATCGGAAGCCGTCGTCCCAGTTGCCCAGGTCGCCGCCGGTCGTCCGCTCGGCCGCCAACTCGCCGGCGAGGTACAGCTTGCTCCGGCCCTGGCGGTCGAACGTATAAACGACGTGGACTCGAGCCGACTTCACGCCGCCCGCGGGCGAGGCGAGCGAGGGCAGGCCGTTGCCGTCGGTCTTGGTCGTGCGGAGGCGCACGTCGAACCGATCGCCGTCCTGGCCGAGCGTCACGTTCCGCGCTCCGGAATCTCGGGAGAGGGTGAGGATCCGCGCCGGTCCGCTTTGCTGCGAGTTCTCGGGAGTGATCCAGGCCTCGATCGT
Coding sequences within:
- a CDS encoding FAD-dependent oxidoreductase; translated protein: MTPWIQRVVLTTVLIASAGQRGTAGQEYDADVIVYGATPGGFCAAIAAAREGAAVILLEPTDHVGAMTTGGLSHCDSNQMVRSTVMGLFDEWHTRVVKDYADRGLPAPYDPAVKDQSIWTFEPHVAMRVTRQMLEEAGVTTLTERPLKRVVKDGPRIRSLVAGNDRFRGRVFVDGTYEGDLMAAAGVDWTIGREGREEYGESLAGRQYPKAKMNVDGFDDEGALLPLVTTDDPGPDAAGDRHVMTYSFRLCLTEDPDNRAPLPEPARYDPARFEVVRRALQAGVPVGFDLYPLPGGKLDGNNSIGGQFSLGLVGGGDDWHAADEAGRQQIWEAHKQYTLEFFRFLTTDPAVPAEVRNRYARLGLCKDEFAGYGHFSPALYVRESRRMQGLYVISQKDVLDSPRKDDPIAVSSFPIDSHDCRRLALPDGGVINEGTIFPVRRGKSRQGYAYHVPYRAIAPKPEQCDNLLVPVALSCTHVGVSSLRIEGTWMILGQSAGVAAALTAETDAAVQALPYPKLRERLLAQGQVLELPDVSELPSATGSVAVETLPGIVLDDANARLTGEWGRSTNFQPHVGSGYVFSGRPGDATPGDGGATATFRFQAPQAGEYQFLMSYSAHETRAANVPVSVVSGSHKQEFAVDQTQPLPPGGQFRLVGAVRLEGGVETTVTVSNRQTVGFVIVDALQFLPKDQAASQPTPPSGEAGR
- a CDS encoding DUF1501 domain-containing protein; its protein translation is MTAPRLTTRRNFFQDAACGVGAIALADLLARDGKLTSAAEPQARPGLHHEPKAKQLIHIFLGGGLSHVDSFDYKPELETLHDKEMPDSFGTADVFNGKVGRLHRSHYRFAQRGRSGLWVSDLFPGIAEVADELTVIRSMTAETANHIPGIFQANTGFRQMGFPTMGAWLSYGLGTENENLPSFVVLPDSRGIPNAAGGAFNWSAGFLPAEHQGVPFNTRGGPPILDLNPAGGASDEVQQARLELLGALNELHMQEQAETDPLVARIHSYELAARMQRTIPEAMELASEPKHVQKLYGIDRNECRDVGRNCLAARRLIQRGVRTVQIWTGDGVSWDAHDDVTGKGYKSHTGEALRVDRPIAGLIQDLRAQGMLDSTLVMLTTEFGRTPFAQASKGTLSRGRDHHPQGFTNVLVGAGLKPGYAYGATDELGYAAVENPVTTYDMHATILHLLGIDHERLTFYHNGIERRLTNVHGHVIKDILA
- a CDS encoding DUF1553 domain-containing protein, with product MAPLLAKHCLECHSPAVTEGGLDLSQAATVSTGGDSGAAIVPGKPDESLLLERVRSGDMPLDRPPLSEAEQEILKRWIKDGARWGGAAIDPVAYSSDRRAGYDWWSLQPIARNAAPQLADPDWVLNDVDRFVLARLDAQKLRPAATADRRTLIRRLYFDLIGLPPEPEAVEAFVNDASPDAYEALVDRLLDSPHYGERWARHWLDVVRFGETQGYERNRIRDNAWRYRDWVVQAFNNDLPYDEFVRLQIAGDVLRPGDYDALTATGYHVCGTWDQVGHVEGSAMMRTAARWDHLEDLVATLGQSFLGLTVHCSRCHDHKFDPISQQNYYQMAALVGGVNQAEKERTDLTATRDPRREARLREEAQNLRERIAAFEAEIRRRHGKGETAARPVEGLELFYLIGERPGDDVPDRARSDSGPSLVKGDGPRFATKQPPREFVDRVRSSGELTIEAWITPENSQQSGPARILTLSRDSGARNVTLGQDGDRFDVRLRTTKTDGNGLPSLASPAGGVKSARVHVVYTFDRQGRSKLYLAGELAAERTTGGDLGNWDDGFRLGLGDEFSGGRRWNGVFHAVGLYSRALGADEVRRHFETRSENVAAGEPFEALLAGAPDAQRSQHRELIGRLRAAEDALAQVAFSGTAHVPIPRQPPKFHVLSRGDFRNPLQEVAPRGLEALSRGGLSADFGLAPDAPEAERRRKLAEWLSDSRNPLTARVMVNRLWRYHFGRGIVDTPSDFGFSGGRPSHPELLDWLAARFIDGGWKVKEMHRLIVTSATYRQRSNVRNEQAENVDADNRLLWRQNVHRLEGEAVRDAALAVSGALNRKLGGPSYRDMRVKAGNNAEFTDPTGEFHDEVNRRTLYRLWARSGSHPLLETLDCPDPSVMAPVRTETVTPVQALSMFNNVTMEKCGERLAQQLREDAGDDAKVQIQLAHRLLFAREPTGRETSLGEQFVSRHGLAQYCLVLLNTNEFLYVN